One region of Monomorium pharaonis isolate MP-MQ-018 chromosome 11, ASM1337386v2, whole genome shotgun sequence genomic DNA includes:
- the LOC105828809 gene encoding ATP-dependent RNA helicase ddx24 yields the protein MTKTKRANDSEWKPVTLEGALLSNGIEGLIGIEELTDYSLERSSKKGNIVTTKVKSTEKKKSVSKRKRPREQEDTDVDNIELSAKKSKTKKAEIKRTKKKIGKIVKSADFKITDPQTDSDSGNDSSCDTNNSEGLFKTNVEAWSFMGVPTPVIQALADQNFHSPTMIQARTLPAAILGRRDILGAAETGSGKTLAFGIPIIKGILDLKNQNEEQKCSVKETEESDSENEDLSENCVNVVKNAKLNDYYNTPIKPLYALILTPTRELAVQIKNHLTQAAKYTDIKIAIVLGGMAAVKQERILNKGPEIVIATPGRLWELLEEGNSHLSQIDSIRYLAIDETDRMMEKGHFQELHDLLEKMNANPEKLKKRQTFVFSATLTMVHDLPDYLDRKKKRYAKSKISKLTPDQKLKKIIQLLKIKNPKVIDLTKESGIADTLTECRIACTIDHKDYYLYYFLKRHTGRTLVFCNSIGCVKRLATLFSILECKPLSLHANMQQRQRLKNLERFQADENGLLIATDVAARGLDIPNIEHVIHYQVPRTAENYVHRSGRTARAQKEGITVLMMEPSEKQNYIKLCKTLGRTHDLPVFPVIDRILIAIKERVNVARDIDKLELIYRRQNNQKGWLRKAVEDMDMVLDEEDDDESSTESEETAALRRQLKAKKNQLRSLLSKPVFPKGFSGKYLDDNLTIDVTQDAQKAIEVMRKVIENDIHKSKGSKITFQKRQSSQKIKKM from the exons ATGACGAAAACTAAACGAGCTAATGATAGTGAATGGAAGCCCGTAACGTTAGAAGGCGCCTTATTGTCCAACGGCATAGAAGGGTTAATTGGAATAGAGGAGTTGACAGATTACAGCTTAGAGCGAAGCAGTAAAAAAGGCAATATTGTAACTACAAAGGTGAAATCTACCGAAAAGAAGAAA tCAGTGTCAAAGCGGAAACGCCCGAGGGAACAGGAAGATACTGATGTCGATAATATTGAGCTTTCTGCAAAGAAATCGAAGACTAAGAAAGCTGAAATAAAACgtacaaagaaaaagattgGGAAGATAGTTAAATCAGCAGACTTTAAAATTACAGATCCACAGACTGATTCTGACAGTGGTAATGATTCATCTTGTGACACAAATAATAGTGAAGGCTTGTTTAAGACGAACGTTGAAGCTTGGAGTTTCATGGGTGTTCCTACTCCTGTGATACAAGCTCTAGCTGATCAGAACTTTCATTCCCCTACTATGATACAAGCACGGACGTTACCAGCTGCTATATTGGGTCGCAGAGATATATTAGGTGCTGCTGAAACTGGTAGTGGCAAGACATTAGCATTTGGTATTCCAATTATAAAAGGCATCTTGGATTTAAAGAATCAGAATGAAGAACAGAAATGCTCAGTGAAAGAAACTGAAG aatcTGATTCAGAAAATGAAGACTTATCAGAGAATTGTGtgaatgttgtaaaaaatgcaaaacttaacgattattataatactccAATCAAGCCCCTGTATGCATTGATCCTGACGCCAACTCGTGAATTAGCAGTTCAAATAAAGAACCATCTTACCCAGGCAGCGAAATATACAGATATTAAA ATAGCTATTGTTCTTGGAGGCATGGCAGCAGTGAAGCAAGAAAGGATATTAAACAAAGGTCCTGAAATCGTGATTGCCACACCTGGAAGATTATGGGAATTACTTGAAGAAGGCAATTCTCATTTAAGTCAAATAGATTCTATCAG atatctaGCTATTGATGAGACAGATAGAATGATGGAAAAGggtcattttcaagaattacacgatttattggaaaaaatgAATGCAAATCCAGAGAAGCTGAAGAAACGGCAGACATTTGTTTTTTCAGCTACCTTGACTATGGTGCACGATCTTCCGGATTATCTTGATAGAAAAAAGAAGCGGTATGCGAAGAGCAAAATATCTAAACTCACTCCTGAccagaaattgaaaaagattatacaattgttaaaaataaagaatccTAAGGTCATTGATCTTACAAAAGAGTCAG GTATTGCCGATACTTTAACAGAGTGTCGAATAGCATGCACAATTGATCATAAGGATTATTACCTTTATTACTTCTTAAAGAGACACACAGGAAGGACATTAGTATTTTGTAACAGCATTGGTTGTGTGAAAAGATTGGCCACTCTTTTCAGTATACTTGAATGCAAACCTTTATCTCTGCATGCTAATATGCAGCAACGACAACGcttaaaaaatcttgaaag GTTTCAAGCTGATGAGAATGGATTGTTGATAGCTACGGACGTAGCTGCGCGAGGTTTAGATATACCTAATATAGAACATGTGATACATTATCAGGTTCCAAGGACAGCCGAG AATTATGTACATAGGAGCGGTAGAACGGCGAGAGCGCAGAAAGAAGGTATCACGGTTCTAATGATGGAGCCTTCCGAAAAACAGAATTACATCAAGTTATGCAAAACTCTCGGACGCA CGCACGATTTACCTGTATTTCCGGTGATAGACAGAATATTAATCGCCATAAAGGAAAGAGTGAACGTCGCTCGCGATATTGACAAGTTAGAATTGATTTACCGCCGGCAGAATAATCAGAAAGGTTGGCTACGAAAGGCAGTGGAGGATATGGACATGGTTTTGGACGAGGAGGATGATGA tGAATCATCGACGGAATCGGAAGAAACAGCAGCATTGAGGCGTCAATTAAAGgcaaagaaaaatcaattacGATCATTATTATCGAAACCAGTATTTCCAAAAGGATTCTCGGGAAAATATCTTGATGATAATTTAACTATAGATGTAACTCAGGATGCACAAAAGGCTATCGAAGTGATGAGAAAAGtaatagaaaatgatattcaTAAAAGTAAAGGTAGCAAAATCACGTTTCAGAAAAGACAATCTtcccaaaaaataaaaaaaatgtaa
- the LOC105828810 gene encoding gephyrin produces MRQDETGDKISTIINVLTILKGVKMTINFGIMILYKEDAPNVNEDIFIEDVIITTNAQISDVIKANPVKSDIMKKLLFACNKNKNDAILIIGNIEPAERHIVTEAIKNVIDNKEKLSEYMANSILNIETRLNEIMPHKTLCGVQNQILIVDLSGPYKNPEVCFKAVVDMILETIYWLGDLMDKENISSNNVASTSDYKSTKQKDASTAVKRPKTSIPLPDSMIMSSTKRHKNSHSMISLKEAVFKMNEVIKNLGKGSREMAFETVPLSDAYGRIMYEKDIKSICNVPPFKASTKHGYAVLATDGKGLRKVLDVNDTMSLQSGTCLWVKSGAPIPDGATAVVPVKDTKLVEKSENSDDTYIEIMVEPRKEQNIKPTGYDLKKGKVLRIPQFTHIGPMEIGLLAASGRKEVQVFKYIPSIGVLSIGNYLKEPGELLTPGFMYDVNRISLTALLKEQGFDSLDFGIVENKMLPIRGKIDEALKKVDILVTTGSSNDRDLMKTILEKYYEATIHFGNVNIKPGKSTIFATCKIDDAVKYFLCFPGNPVSARIVAQIFLVTLVNDLRHNLSGDYNVVVHPIKMKHQYVLHNRPRIAWAILEWDVEEAHAMAYSKGNIISDKLITAVGANALLLLPEKETGGLSESNTRALLVKFPKRFNEKNYLNLSEDNETNKPKVVIKRKKSI; encoded by the exons ATGCGGCAAGACGAGACTGGAGATAAAATTTCGACGATTATTAACGTTTTAACGATATTAAAAGGAGTCAAAATGACAATTAACTTTGGAATAATGATAC tataTAAAGAGGATGCACCCAACGTTAatgaagatatatttattgaagatGTGATAATAACTACTAATGCCCAAATATCTGATGTAATAAAGGCAAATCCAGTAAAGAGTGATATAATG aaaaaattactttttgcatgcaacaaaaataaaaatgacgcTATTCTCATTATCGGTAATATTGAGCCTGCAGAGAGACATATTGTAACTgaagcaattaaaaatgttattgatAACAAAGAAAAACTTTCTGAATACATGGCAAACTCGATATTAAACATAGAAACGAGACTGAACGAGATTATGCcacataa aacTTTATGTGGAGTACAAAATCAGATTCTAATCGTTGATTTGTCTGGCCCCTACAAAAATCCAGAAGTATGTTTCAAAGCTGTTGTAGATATGATATTAGAGACAATATATTGGCTAGGTGATTTGATggacaaagaaaatatttcatcaaaCAATGTTGCATCAACTTCTGATTATAAGTCTACAAAGCAG AAAGATGCCAGTACTGCTGTCAAACGCCCCAAAACGTCTATTCCTCTGCCTGATTCAATG ATTATGAGTTCAACCAAACGTCATAAGAATTCACATTctatgatttctttaaaagaagCAGTGTTCAAGATGAATGaagtaataaagaatttagGTAAAGGATCAAGAGAAATGGCTTTTGAAACAGTACCACTAAGTGATGCTTATGGCAGAATAATGTACGAGAAAGATATCAAATCTATTTGTAATGTACCACCATTTAAAGCTTCCACTAAGCATGGATATGCCGTACTGGCAACTGATGGTAAAGGCTTAAGAAAAGTGCTAGATGTAAATGATACG ATGTCACTTCAATCTGGAACATGCTTGTGGGTGAAAAGTGGAGCGCCAATTCCCGAtg GAGCAACAGCGGTTGTACCAGTGAAGGATACAAAGCTAGTGGAAAAATCTGAAAACAGCGACGACACGTATATTGAGATAATGGTTGAACCACGAAAGgaacaaaatattaa ACCTACCGGTTACGATTTGAAGAAAGGAAAAGTTCTCCGAATTCCTCAATTCACGCATATTGGCCCAATGGAAATCGGACTTTTGGCAGCTTCCGGTCGTAAAGAAGTCCAagtctttaaatatatacccAGTATAGGTGTGTTGTCTATCGGCAATTACTTAAAAGAACCTGGAGAACTTTTGACACCAGGATTTATGTATGACGTTAACCGAATAAGTCTAACtgcattattaaaagaacaagGTTTTGATTCTTTGGATTTTGGAATAGTGGAAAATAA aATGCTGCCTATACGGGGTAAGATTGATGAAGCATTAAAGAAAGTAGACATACTTGTGACAACAGGCTCGTCCAATGATAGAGATTTAATGAAaactattttagaaaaatattatgaagcCACTATACATTTtg gaAATGTAAACATAAAACCAGGAAAATCGACGATATTTGCAACGTGCAAAATTGATGAtgcagttaaatattttttatgcttcCCGGGAAATCCAGTATCTGCTCGCATTGTCgcacaaatatttcttgtaaccCTTGTGAACGATTTGCGCCACAATTTAAGTGGGGATTACAATGTTGTAGTACACCCAATTAAA ATGAAACATCAATACGTCTTGCATAATCGTCCTAGAATCGCATGGGCGATTTTGGAGTGGGATGTGGAAGAAGCACATGCCATGGCTTACAGCAAAGGAAATATCATCAGTGACAAGTTAATTACTGCTGTAGGGGCCAATGCACTATTATTACTGCCAGAAAAAGAGACAGGAGGTTTATCTGAATCAAATACAAGGGCTTTACTTGTCAAGTTTCCTAAAAgattcaatgaaaaaaattatttgaatctcTCTGAGGATAACGAGACTAATAAACCTAAAGTCgtaataaaacgtaaaaaaagtaTCTGA